From Fimbriimonadia bacterium, a single genomic window includes:
- a CDS encoding ABC transporter permease has translation MMSVLLIAGIVAMLNSIPHAIRTVYGYSKAFAVVWPRADRNDTQEIRAALEAAPNLGRLSTVRITMMRVKTIVGQWPFVIYGLEQKDVEPLLERMRLRLTEGRFPKPGAPEIVVSRAVAHNKGYRLGEIALRPDNRDEYAPEPTRVVGILDGPEWFAFSSTEFIKANFFPDTTAFVLMADEARNQPRLDAWALKRMEGTRGRVFSYAELNREAERDLATLYLILNIVIAALVTVLASMMGLLANIHFTQRIVEFGLLQAIGHTRRSLLVRTMLETLLVVIGAWVLGILFAHIGLDIVKRTVMEPKGYPMSPAGWETYRYTLSVPVAVALFGLATVWWRFRRFDPVAIVERRLV, from the coding sequence GTGATGTCCGTCTTGCTCATCGCAGGCATCGTGGCCATGCTGAACTCCATCCCGCATGCCATCCGAACCGTCTACGGCTACAGCAAGGCCTTCGCCGTCGTGTGGCCCCGGGCAGACCGGAACGACACACAGGAGATCCGGGCGGCTCTGGAGGCCGCTCCGAACCTCGGTCGCCTTTCTACCGTGCGCATCACCATGATGCGGGTGAAGACTATCGTAGGCCAATGGCCGTTCGTCATCTACGGCTTGGAACAGAAGGACGTCGAGCCACTGCTCGAGCGCATGAGACTGCGCCTCACTGAGGGCCGCTTCCCAAAGCCCGGCGCTCCCGAGATCGTGGTGTCGCGGGCCGTAGCCCACAACAAGGGCTACCGGCTGGGCGAAATCGCGCTGCGCCCCGACAACCGCGACGAGTACGCCCCCGAGCCGACGCGAGTCGTCGGCATTCTGGACGGGCCGGAATGGTTCGCCTTTTCCTCTACGGAGTTCATCAAGGCCAACTTCTTCCCCGACACCACGGCGTTCGTCTTAATGGCCGACGAGGCGAGAAACCAGCCGCGTCTGGATGCTTGGGCGCTCAAGCGAATGGAGGGCACCCGCGGTAGGGTCTTTTCTTACGCAGAGCTAAACCGAGAGGCCGAGCGAGACCTAGCCACGCTCTACCTCATTCTGAACATCGTGATTGCAGCGTTAGTGACTGTGCTAGCCTCCATGATGGGGCTGCTCGCGAACATTCACTTCACGCAGCGCATCGTGGAGTTCGGGTTACTTCAGGCTATCGGGCACACCCGGCGGTCCTTGCTGGTGCGCACGATGCTGGAGACGCTACTCGTGGTGATCGGCGCGTGGGTGCTCGGCATCCTCTTCGCTCACATCGGGCTGGACATCGTCAAGCGAACGGTGATGGAGCCGAAGGGCTACCCGATGAGCCCCGCAGGCTGGGAAACCTATCGCTACACCCTCTCCGTGCCGGTCGCCGTCGCCTTATTCGGCCTCGCCACGGTGTGGTGGAGGTTCCGCCGGTTCGACCCGGTCGCCATAGTCGAGAGGAGGCTCGTGTGA
- a CDS encoding ATP-binding cassette domain-containing protein — protein MIRVEDASLVYQDPTGPVYACRNISLEVGPGEFVGILGPSGSGKSSLLYLLSGLKTPTSGRVTYRDVDFRSMPVMERDRLRRTEFGMLFQYPYLLGYLTAMENVLLANGGAKAAQRAAELLEALGLGDKMHRRPRSLSGGEKQRVCVARSLLNRPHVIFADEPTASLDHATGLAVVRTLQEQRGQGSIVLVTHDPAVIEGANRVIRLEDGRIVEVEERIHAGV, from the coding sequence GTGATTCGGGTAGAGGACGCGAGCCTCGTGTATCAGGACCCCACGGGACCGGTGTACGCCTGCCGCAACATCTCGCTCGAGGTCGGCCCCGGGGAGTTCGTCGGCATCCTGGGGCCGAGCGGCTCCGGGAAGAGCTCACTCCTGTATCTGCTCAGCGGCCTCAAGACCCCCACCTCGGGGCGGGTTACCTATCGCGACGTGGACTTCCGTTCCATGCCGGTGATGGAGCGGGACCGCCTGCGACGCACCGAGTTCGGCATGTTATTTCAGTACCCATACCTGCTCGGGTATCTCACGGCCATGGAGAACGTGCTGCTCGCGAACGGGGGGGCCAAAGCTGCCCAACGCGCCGCCGAGCTGCTGGAGGCGCTCGGGCTGGGGGACAAGATGCACCGCCGCCCGCGCTCGCTCTCGGGCGGCGAGAAGCAGCGAGTCTGCGTCGCCCGCTCTCTCCTGAACCGCCCTCACGTGATCTTCGCGGACGAGCCGACCGCTTCACTGGATCACGCAACCGGGCTTGCGGTAGTACGAACGCTGCAAGAGCAGAGGGGGCAGGGTAGCATCGTGCTCGTGACCCACGACCCGGCGGTCATCGAGGGCGCGAACCGAGTGATCCGGCTCGAAGACGGGCGCATCGTCGAGGTGGAGGAGCGTATTCACGCAGGGGTGTGA
- a CDS encoding sigma-70 family RNA polymerase sigma factor: MGEPQRPGGVHTVEKPMDAAITLQGASCLTDTGRAEFAPDAELVRRCQANDLAAFDLIVARYKDRIYSYVRRMVPEDGEAEDVAQEVFVRAFQGIRRYDGRAGFTTWLFRIATNLCVDRSRYRRRRPQSLSLSHPHGDGRLPLDPPDHRYDPERIVLQDEMNAVVERAIGKLSDKLKTVLLLHDTQNLSYEEIAQAVNAPLGTVKSRLFLAREQLREALREYMKGPATE; the protein is encoded by the coding sequence ATGGGTGAACCGCAACGCCCCGGTGGCGTCCATACCGTCGAGAAACCGATGGATGCCGCTATCACGCTACAAGGAGCAAGCTGCTTGACCGATACCGGGCGGGCCGAGTTCGCACCGGACGCCGAGCTGGTGCGACGCTGCCAGGCGAACGACCTCGCCGCGTTCGACCTGATCGTGGCCCGGTACAAAGACCGTATCTACAGCTATGTGCGGCGCATGGTTCCCGAGGACGGCGAGGCCGAGGACGTCGCGCAGGAAGTGTTCGTTCGGGCGTTTCAGGGTATTCGGAGATACGACGGTCGCGCAGGCTTTACGACCTGGCTGTTTCGCATAGCTACCAATCTCTGTGTTGACCGGTCTCGATACAGGAGGCGCAGGCCCCAATCGCTATCGCTGTCGCATCCCCACGGCGACGGGCGCCTGCCTTTGGACCCACCGGATCACAGGTACGACCCCGAGAGGATCGTGCTGCAGGATGAGATGAACGCCGTGGTGGAAAGGGCCATAGGAAAGCTCTCCGACAAGCTGAAGACGGTCCTGCTACTCCACGACACGCAGAACCTATCGTACGAGGAGATTGCGCAGGCAGTGAACGCCCCGTTGGGAACGGTGAAGTCCCGTCTGTTCCTGGCTCGGGAACAGCTGCGAGAGGCGCTTCGGGAGTATATGAAAGGTCCGGCTACGGAATGA
- a CDS encoding PIG-L family deacetylase, whose protein sequence is MTSPTRRRRRGWIKIGLTGLGVLVVSLFAFYRWQPWEYEVFPAPRPLAGRLDPDSSRLFSKGTRVLVVTAHPDDAEFYIGGLLTKLGRAGCWITLVCVTDGDKGYYPFEDAEANRRVRRREQADAARAWGASEVVYLGFPDGRLKVTDEVVDTIHAELLRLTPEYILTFDGEHPTRLRHRDHRRTGVAVERALRQTPIGSWLLRFSTSSPNYAVDIGDVWENKMRLVAIHASQFYGERLRRIRSLLRSRAEADARLLGSELAEGLRVSRLPL, encoded by the coding sequence GTGACATCTCCGACCCGGCGGCGGCGAAGGGGCTGGATCAAGATCGGACTGACAGGCCTCGGCGTATTAGTGGTGAGCCTCTTCGCCTTCTACAGGTGGCAGCCTTGGGAGTACGAGGTGTTCCCAGCGCCGCGTCCACTGGCAGGGCGGTTAGACCCCGATTCGTCGCGCCTCTTCTCAAAGGGTACTCGCGTCCTGGTAGTGACAGCGCATCCTGATGATGCTGAGTTCTACATAGGTGGCCTGCTGACCAAGTTGGGGCGAGCGGGTTGCTGGATTACGCTCGTCTGTGTGACGGACGGCGACAAGGGCTATTACCCGTTCGAGGATGCGGAAGCGAACCGCAGAGTGCGCCGGCGCGAGCAAGCGGACGCTGCCCGCGCGTGGGGCGCGAGCGAGGTCGTCTACCTCGGGTTCCCAGACGGACGACTGAAGGTGACCGACGAGGTGGTGGATACTATCCACGCCGAGTTACTGCGCCTAACGCCCGAGTACATTCTGACCTTCGACGGAGAGCACCCGACGAGGCTAAGACACCGAGACCATCGCCGCACCGGTGTGGCCGTGGAGCGGGCACTGCGGCAGACGCCGATTGGTTCGTGGCTCCTTCGCTTCTCCACTTCCAGTCCGAACTACGCGGTGGACATAGGCGACGTGTGGGAGAATAAGATGCGGCTGGTGGCGATCCATGCGAGCCAGTTCTATGGCGAGCGACTGAGGCGCATTCGGTCGCTGCTGCGTTCGCGTGCGGAAGCGGACGCGCGACTCCTTGGTTCCGAGTTGGCCGAGGGGCTGCGTGTCAGTCGGCTTCCACTCTGA
- a CDS encoding methionine adenosyltransferase: MAMHLFTSESVTEGHPDKLADQISDAILDECLAQDANARCAMETLLSRGVAVVAGELTTSAYVEIPDVVRRTINDVGYTSTSLGFEGDTCGVMVAIQQQSPDIAMGVDIGGAGDQGMMIGLACDETPELMPLPISIAHALTRRLTEARKKREDDELFRPDGKSQVTVAYEDGRPKYIDTIVVSTQHKPVEDQEQVRQVVRKHVIEPVLQNYQSYVDRDITYHINPTGQFIIGGPQADTGVTGRKVVVDTYGGACPVGGGAFSGKDPTKVDRSASYMARHIAKCIVAAGLAQRVELHLAYAIGVAQPVAINVLTFGTGKVSDDTIAQRVRGTFDLSPRGIIEYLDLLSNKYLPTAKNGHFGNPAFPWESTEAASRLA; this comes from the coding sequence ATGGCGATGCACCTTTTTACATCCGAGTCGGTCACCGAGGGTCATCCGGACAAGCTGGCAGACCAGATCAGCGACGCGATCCTCGACGAATGCCTGGCACAGGATGCCAACGCGCGATGCGCGATGGAGACACTGCTATCGCGCGGAGTGGCCGTCGTTGCCGGAGAGCTAACTACGTCCGCGTATGTCGAGATACCCGACGTAGTACGCCGAACCATCAACGACGTAGGCTACACTAGCACCTCGCTCGGCTTCGAAGGTGACACATGCGGTGTCATGGTTGCGATTCAGCAGCAATCGCCGGACATCGCGATGGGTGTAGACATCGGCGGAGCCGGCGATCAGGGCATGATGATCGGTCTCGCTTGCGATGAAACCCCCGAACTCATGCCTCTACCCATCAGCATCGCCCATGCACTAACACGCCGGCTGACCGAGGCGCGCAAGAAACGAGAGGACGACGAGCTATTCCGACCAGACGGCAAGTCACAGGTCACCGTCGCCTATGAGGATGGCCGGCCGAAGTACATTGACACGATCGTGGTGTCCACTCAGCACAAACCAGTAGAGGATCAGGAGCAGGTGCGTCAGGTGGTGCGCAAGCACGTGATCGAACCGGTCCTGCAGAACTACCAGAGCTATGTGGATCGAGATATCACCTATCATATCAACCCGACGGGCCAGTTCATCATCGGAGGGCCCCAGGCCGATACGGGCGTCACCGGGCGAAAGGTGGTAGTGGATACCTATGGTGGCGCGTGCCCCGTAGGTGGTGGCGCGTTCTCCGGAAAGGACCCCACGAAGGTAGACCGCTCGGCCTCCTATATGGCTCGCCACATAGCGAAGTGTATTGTCGCAGCCGGACTTGCACAGAGGGTCGAACTGCACCTGGCGTATGCGATCGGAGTGGCGCAACCCGTCGCCATCAACGTACTCACTTTTGGTACCGGCAAGGTGTCCGACGACACAATCGCACAGCGAGTCAGGGGAACCTTCGATCTGTCACCACGTGGCATCATCGAATATCTGGATTTGCTTTCCAACAAGTACCTACCAACGGCGAAGAACGGGCACTTCGGCAATCCGGCATTCCCATGGGAGAGCACCGAGGCAGCCAGCCGCCTCGCGTAG
- a CDS encoding S-layer homology domain-containing protein produces MKLSRNALIAIALLAFAAPVGFAQANFPDVPEYHWAYDALETLKDAGLLVGYPDGTYRGPRPLSRYEFAVAIHGAYKRFMALTGDLSSKIDAIQTRIDDFEVDEGPSDAATAQELAALRAELDALKSQMGEMTADREALNALNRLSKEFEAELASLGVDLAALRQDLKSLSARLDALENRKDRVQISGDFNVAAIGKHSIDDLQGVDWTGNPVGTRSDGSPSGLTGDLNVMQELGVQIRGNFGRNVRLDSDLIFSSVLGYEGNSFSEFFPGARKTSSGTDIFVNRLSATFDANWLGNPLTVSLGRIGKRVSPYVMQRHDPDPYLDIARYDNGEWGMDGAAIRMDFETVGLELFLGKQSGRGDTSATSDYTMRVGDNRTVFDYATRPAGINQGLMVVDTELGANLDVKFGRSKFNLAYIAFDGEPTVAPPRLGNAGFEFNRVAVFGGGLHMGLADSLSINADFSASQAFYNGSSRLNQDNFAYDVGVRFASGDDFDFGVGWREIRPFFSAPGEWGRIGFWHSPTDIKGLTLGGRYRFSSTVGVTAQGEFYQGTGTARDTSGNVVGLGTDDRINRVQFGLDYRMNPRWKIMLGWEGVYWDLKDRAVGFGGPFLGGKPTEYYYTLGLDYGMGDRTNLRFLYQLSDYDGKNVTGFNTPGNSSTRAKGGQVVTQLSIEF; encoded by the coding sequence ATGAAGCTGTCGCGGAACGCTCTGATTGCGATTGCTCTCCTGGCCTTCGCGGCCCCAGTCGGGTTTGCGCAGGCCAACTTCCCGGACGTGCCCGAATACCACTGGGCTTACGATGCCCTCGAGACACTCAAGGACGCCGGACTGCTCGTTGGCTACCCTGACGGCACATACCGCGGGCCACGCCCCCTCAGTCGCTACGAGTTCGCCGTTGCCATCCACGGCGCCTACAAGCGCTTCATGGCGCTGACGGGCGACCTATCTTCGAAGATTGATGCAATTCAGACTAGGATTGACGATTTCGAGGTCGACGAGGGCCCCAGCGACGCTGCGACGGCCCAAGAGCTTGCCGCGCTACGAGCCGAACTGGATGCCCTGAAGTCGCAGATGGGCGAGATGACAGCCGACCGAGAGGCCCTGAACGCGCTGAATAGGCTTTCCAAGGAGTTCGAGGCGGAACTAGCCTCGCTGGGAGTGGACCTTGCCGCACTACGACAAGACCTCAAGTCGCTTAGTGCTCGGCTGGACGCCCTCGAGAACCGCAAGGACAGGGTCCAGATTAGCGGTGACTTCAACGTGGCTGCCATCGGCAAGCACAGCATAGACGACCTACAGGGAGTGGACTGGACCGGCAACCCGGTGGGCACGCGCTCGGACGGAAGCCCGAGCGGCCTGACCGGCGACTTGAACGTCATGCAGGAGCTCGGCGTGCAGATCCGAGGCAACTTCGGCAGAAACGTGCGTCTCGATTCCGATCTCATTTTCAGCAGCGTCCTCGGATATGAAGGCAACAGCTTCAGCGAGTTCTTCCCGGGAGCCCGGAAGACGTCGTCCGGGACCGACATCTTCGTGAACCGTCTATCCGCAACCTTCGACGCGAACTGGCTAGGCAATCCGCTCACCGTATCGCTGGGGCGCATCGGTAAGAGAGTGTCACCCTACGTGATGCAGCGGCACGACCCGGACCCCTATCTGGACATCGCCCGCTACGACAATGGGGAATGGGGAATGGACGGCGCCGCCATCCGAATGGATTTCGAGACGGTAGGGCTAGAGCTCTTCCTCGGCAAGCAGTCCGGGCGTGGCGATACCTCGGCCACTTCCGACTACACGATGCGCGTCGGAGACAACCGCACGGTCTTCGACTATGCGACCCGGCCGGCAGGCATCAACCAGGGGCTGATGGTGGTGGATACCGAACTGGGGGCCAACCTCGACGTGAAGTTCGGTCGGTCGAAGTTCAACCTCGCGTACATCGCTTTCGACGGCGAACCGACGGTCGCTCCTCCGCGGCTGGGTAACGCGGGCTTCGAGTTCAACAGGGTTGCGGTATTCGGCGGCGGGCTTCACATGGGCCTTGCCGACTCGCTGTCCATCAACGCCGACTTCTCAGCCAGCCAGGCGTTTTACAACGGCAGCAGCCGGCTGAACCAAGACAACTTCGCCTACGATGTCGGAGTGCGCTTCGCTTCCGGTGACGATTTCGACTTCGGGGTCGGCTGGCGCGAGATTCGGCCCTTCTTCTCCGCTCCAGGAGAATGGGGGCGCATCGGCTTCTGGCATAGCCCGACCGACATCAAGGGTTTGACGCTGGGTGGTCGGTATCGCTTCAGCTCGACGGTCGGTGTAACCGCGCAGGGCGAGTTCTACCAAGGCACCGGGACGGCGCGAGACACATCCGGTAACGTGGTCGGCCTCGGCACAGATGACCGGATAAACCGCGTGCAGTTTGGCTTGGACTACCGAATGAACCCTCGCTGGAAGATCATGCTCGGTTGGGAGGGCGTGTACTGGGACCTGAAGGACCGTGCGGTGGGCTTCGGCGGGCCGTTCCTAGGTGGCAAGCCGACGGAGTACTACTACACGCTCGGACTGGACTACGGGATGGGGGACCGAACCAACCTCCGCTTCCTGTATCAGCTTAGCGACTACGACGGAAAGAACGTAACGGGCTTCAACACCCCTGGCAACTCGAGCACCCGGGCTAAGGGCGGACAGGTCGTCACGCAGCTCTCCATCGAGTTCTAG
- a CDS encoding S-layer homology domain-containing protein, with translation MKRTLSYLFGVVLMAGLYIPATAQNFPDVPEYHWAYEALETLKNDGLLVGYPDGMFRGARPMSRYEFAVAMNAAYQKLKYMFDGLQSRIDGLQRQIDALPKGGGGTQGDFASKADLQALRDQLEAFKNDLSGMKNWKNDIDALRELMNTFEQDLASLGVDVEAMKKDLRSIEDRVAALEARKPAVDIHGTVDIGGRAGHSRDHEIGVDWNGAWVGADLSGDPVGVTRDLHVMHELGLIFSGTYGRDVNMTAELVVGNLLPFEGGNMTTQFAGAGRKEEGNTDVWLHRFEAAWNSSWFGAPVNLRLGRIGHQINPYILKRQDVDYYWDSDRWDNGDWMIDGGSVDFDWSNFSLGFYGGKVSNRGSALNSGVYDMWVGNTTVIPSVGTRPGNYTPGLMVVDTILGAEVGVNLGRIGTARATYNLLDGPDTASAANGVLPAFTFNRLQLWGGELDIEFAKNFRLNGYFAKSDYFQNDDSQVDEDNWLWDAALRYAGDRFNVFAGYREIGPWYGGPGSWGRIGYWNNPTDIKGFHAGVDFRVNDDISLYATGEFYTGSDRADFGGTVFGISEDDKVNRIQAGIGFKFAENWHLGLGWEGVFWDLDETRFELESGKIDEHWYTADLTYDLGENTTWRFGYQILDYKNKTGDSFFNTPGNPNVNAKSGLFFTQFSIKF, from the coding sequence ATGAAGCGAACGCTGAGTTACTTATTCGGCGTAGTGCTGATGGCTGGGCTCTATATTCCCGCCACCGCACAGAACTTCCCGGACGTCCCCGAGTACCACTGGGCCTACGAGGCCCTGGAGACCCTGAAGAACGACGGTCTCCTGGTGGGTTACCCGGACGGCATGTTCCGGGGCGCACGTCCCATGAGCCGCTACGAGTTTGCAGTGGCCATGAACGCTGCGTACCAGAAGCTCAAGTACATGTTCGATGGCCTCCAGAGCCGGATTGACGGCCTGCAGAGGCAGATCGACGCGCTTCCTAAGGGAGGCGGCGGGACGCAGGGAGACTTCGCCAGCAAGGCGGACCTCCAGGCTCTCCGCGATCAGCTCGAAGCCTTCAAGAACGATCTTTCCGGGATGAAGAACTGGAAGAACGACATTGACGCGCTTCGCGAGCTGATGAACACCTTCGAGCAGGACCTCGCATCGCTCGGCGTAGACGTCGAGGCGATGAAGAAGGACCTCCGCTCCATCGAGGATCGCGTTGCCGCGCTGGAGGCGCGCAAGCCCGCCGTTGACATCCACGGTACCGTGGACATCGGCGGTCGCGCAGGCCACAGCCGCGACCACGAGATCGGTGTGGACTGGAACGGTGCGTGGGTCGGCGCGGACCTATCGGGCGATCCTGTGGGCGTCACTCGCGACCTCCACGTGATGCACGAGCTGGGCTTGATCTTCTCCGGCACCTACGGCCGGGACGTGAACATGACGGCCGAGCTGGTGGTCGGCAACCTGCTTCCCTTCGAGGGTGGCAACATGACCACGCAGTTCGCCGGTGCCGGCCGCAAAGAAGAGGGCAACACCGACGTGTGGCTGCACCGCTTCGAGGCTGCATGGAATTCGTCCTGGTTCGGCGCACCAGTCAACCTTCGTCTGGGCCGCATCGGTCACCAGATCAATCCGTACATCCTGAAGCGACAGGACGTGGATTACTACTGGGATTCCGATCGCTGGGACAACGGCGATTGGATGATTGACGGCGGTTCAGTGGACTTCGATTGGTCGAACTTCAGCCTCGGCTTCTACGGTGGCAAGGTCAGCAATCGAGGTTCCGCGCTCAACAGCGGCGTGTACGACATGTGGGTGGGTAACACCACAGTCATCCCGAGCGTGGGAACCCGCCCCGGCAACTACACTCCCGGCCTCATGGTCGTGGACACTATCCTCGGCGCCGAGGTCGGCGTCAATCTCGGCCGCATCGGAACCGCCCGGGCAACCTACAACCTACTGGACGGCCCGGACACGGCAAGCGCCGCCAACGGCGTACTGCCTGCGTTCACGTTCAACCGACTCCAGCTTTGGGGCGGTGAGTTGGACATCGAGTTTGCGAAGAACTTCCGCCTCAACGGCTACTTCGCGAAGTCGGACTACTTCCAGAACGATGACTCGCAGGTGGATGAGGACAACTGGCTGTGGGACGCTGCTCTCAGGTACGCAGGCGATCGGTTCAATGTATTCGCCGGCTACCGTGAGATCGGCCCCTGGTACGGCGGTCCCGGCTCGTGGGGTCGCATCGGCTATTGGAACAACCCGACAGACATCAAGGGCTTCCATGCCGGCGTGGACTTTAGGGTGAACGACGACATCAGCCTTTATGCAACCGGTGAGTTCTACACCGGTTCGGATCGGGCCGACTTCGGCGGCACCGTGTTCGGCATCTCAGAGGATGACAAGGTCAATCGCATCCAGGCCGGTATCGGGTTCAAGTTCGCAGAGAACTGGCATCTCGGTCTCGGCTGGGAGGGCGTGTTCTGGGACCTGGACGAGACCAGGTTCGAGCTCGAGAGCGGCAAGATCGACGAGCATTGGTACACCGCCGATCTGACCTACGACCTGGGCGAGAACACGACCTGGCGCTTCGGCTACCAGATCCTCGACTACAAGAACAAGACGGGCGATAGCTTCTTCAACACGCCGGGTAACCCGAACGTGAACGCGAAGAGCGGCCTGTTCTTCACCCAGTTCTCGATCAAGTTCTAA
- a CDS encoding S-layer homology domain-containing protein yields the protein MNARLFALCALALIFGGVPATAQQFPDVPEHHWAYDAIAQLKASGVLAGYPDGTYGGGRPLTRYEFAAATSRAYRNLRDLLQARERGVARLQEQLAQWKPPAGAKGEVTKAELDEMKTQLEGLRKQIGDVRAYRADIDAIKRLTEEFKGDLAALGMDVEEIRGYLRSLEDRVTALEQRKPPIAIGGEYHVIGFGGHSRDGRIGVSQSGNLIGSDGSGNPVGLPEDLHLMHEAGLSLSGEFGRARMDAELLASTLVGYEGGGFAVLTPGERREEGPTDLFLHRLEASWEDRWFGAPMSVRLGRLGFGSSNYLAFSRIDPDPYIDIERWDNGNWYFDGGILTFGLGDVELAFHGGRSARRGSVQSGSLYQMSVGRLFGAFEFGERPGNVDASVLAVDRHVGVEATYTLPKNSHVAAQYLILDGEESGNGIQQDSPFNRQIVMGVDTVLNLTDRLTFYGALADSDLYYNDHSVQTAHNYAYDFALEYHEGDKWWLGFGYRFVAPLFSAPGSWDRLGYWYNPNDVKGFGGWGHYRLANGAGIWVTGQFLTGTELLSDAGGSHSIGLMNEDDITALAAYLQWPINHRWSLLLGWEGVFWKFADRPDLEFGGGDVDENYYTAEFSYDMGKDTRFRLGYQVTSYRNKSGSSFLNPPGVGTERADGGLFYSQFSVKF from the coding sequence ATGAACGCCAGACTCTTCGCTCTGTGCGCACTCGCACTGATCTTTGGGGGTGTCCCCGCCACTGCCCAGCAATTCCCAGACGTGCCCGAGCATCATTGGGCGTACGACGCCATCGCGCAACTCAAAGCCTCGGGCGTGCTCGCGGGATACCCCGATGGTACCTACGGAGGCGGACGACCCCTCACACGATACGAGTTCGCGGCTGCAACCAGCCGCGCTTACCGAAACCTGCGCGACCTGCTTCAAGCTCGTGAGCGGGGCGTCGCGCGGCTCCAGGAACAACTCGCCCAGTGGAAACCTCCCGCTGGAGCGAAGGGTGAGGTCACCAAGGCCGAACTCGACGAGATGAAGACCCAGCTCGAGGGGCTACGAAAGCAGATCGGTGATGTGCGCGCCTATCGCGCCGACATAGATGCGATCAAGAGGCTGACCGAGGAGTTCAAGGGAGACCTCGCGGCGCTCGGTATGGACGTAGAGGAGATACGCGGGTACCTCCGCTCGCTGGAAGACCGGGTGACGGCACTCGAACAGCGCAAGCCCCCGATCGCCATCGGTGGCGAGTATCACGTCATCGGCTTCGGTGGCCACAGCCGAGACGGGCGAATCGGTGTCAGCCAGTCGGGCAACCTGATCGGTTCCGATGGCTCCGGCAACCCGGTCGGGCTCCCCGAGGACCTGCACCTGATGCACGAAGCCGGGCTGAGCCTTAGCGGTGAGTTCGGACGCGCTCGAATGGACGCGGAGTTGCTCGCTTCCACGTTGGTCGGCTACGAAGGGGGCGGCTTTGCCGTGCTGACCCCGGGAGAGCGCCGCGAAGAAGGCCCTACAGACCTGTTCCTGCACCGGTTGGAAGCTTCGTGGGAAGACCGCTGGTTCGGCGCTCCGATGAGCGTGCGTCTCGGTCGTCTCGGCTTCGGGAGTTCCAACTACCTGGCATTCAGCCGCATCGACCCCGACCCGTACATAGACATCGAGCGCTGGGACAACGGCAACTGGTACTTCGACGGGGGCATCCTCACGTTCGGCCTCGGTGACGTGGAGCTTGCGTTCCACGGAGGACGCTCTGCGCGACGCGGCAGCGTGCAGTCCGGCAGCCTGTATCAGATGAGCGTCGGCAGACTGTTCGGAGCTTTCGAGTTCGGCGAGCGGCCCGGCAACGTGGATGCGAGCGTCCTTGCAGTGGACCGCCATGTCGGTGTCGAGGCAACCTACACGTTGCCGAAGAACAGCCACGTCGCCGCGCAGTACCTGATCTTGGACGGCGAGGAGTCGGGGAACGGCATCCAACAGGATAGTCCGTTCAACCGTCAGATTGTGATGGGGGTGGACACGGTGCTGAACCTGACCGACCGTCTCACCTTCTACGGCGCACTCGCAGACTCGGACTTGTACTACAACGACCACTCGGTCCAGACGGCACACAACTACGCCTACGACTTCGCTCTGGAGTACCACGAGGGCGACAAGTGGTGGCTCGGTTTCGGCTACCGATTCGTCGCCCCGCTGTTCTCGGCCCCAGGCTCTTGGGACCGTCTGGGCTACTGGTACAACCCCAACGACGTAAAGGGATTTGGAGGTTGGGGCCACTACAGGCTGGCGAACGGTGCAGGCATCTGGGTGACCGGCCAGTTCCTGACCGGAACCGAGTTGCTCAGCGATGCCGGCGGAAGCCACTCCATCGGCCTGATGAACGAGGACGACATCACGGCGCTGGCCGCGTACCTGCAGTGGCCGATCAACCACCGGTGGTCGCTCCTTCTCGGTTGGGAAGGAGTTTTCTGGAAGTTCGCCGATCGCCCGGACCTGGAGTTCGGGGGCGGCGACGTTGACGAGAATTACTATACGGCTGAGTTCAGCTACGACATGGGTAAGGACACGCGGTTCAGGCTCGGATATCAGGTCACGAGCTACCGAAACAAATCCGGGTCTTCGTTCCTGAACCCGCCCGGAGTGGGCACGGAAAGGGCCGACGGTGGCCTGTTCTACAGCCAGTTCAGCGTAAAGTTCTGA